A single Perca flavescens isolate YP-PL-M2 chromosome 2, PFLA_1.0, whole genome shotgun sequence DNA region contains:
- the LOC114572695 gene encoding aspartate aminotransferase, cytoplasmic: MSIFSDVPLAPPVAVFKLTADFREDGNPQKVNLGVGAYRTDDCQPWVLPVVKKVERMIVEDGSLNHEYLPILGLPEFRSASAKVALGDDSPAIKDNRVGGVQALGGTGALRIGAEFLRRWYNGVNNTATPVYVSAPTWENHNSVFTDAGFKDIRPYHYWDAANRGLDLAGLLDDLEKAPERSIFLLHACAHNPTGTDPTQDEWKKIAEIMKRRNLFAFFDSAYQGFASGNLEKDAWAIRYFVSEGFELFIAQSYSKNFGLYNERVGNLTVVAQDSENLSRTLSQMEKIVRTTWSNPPSQGARIVSKTLNCPELFAEWKGNVKTMADRVLLMRDQLKSKLQDLGTPGTWDHITQQIGMFSFTGLNPKQVEYMIKEKHVYLMASGRINMCGLTTTNIDYVAQSIHDAVTKVQ, from the exons ATGTCCATATTCAGCGATGTCCCGCTGGCTCCTCCGGTAGCGGTTTTCAAACTAACTGCCGACTTCAGGGAGGACGGCAACCCGCAGAAGGTGAATCTGGGAGTTGGAG CGTACCGTACCGATGACTGCCAGCCCTGGGTGCTGCCGGTGGTGAAGAAGGTGGAGCGCATGATCGTGGAGGATGGCAGCCTGAACCACGAGTACCTGCCCATCCTCGGGCTGCCCGAGTTCCGCTCCGCCTCGGCCAAGGTTGCCCTGGGCGACGACAGCCCCGCCATCAAGGACAACAGG GTGGGAGGGGTCCAGGCTCTCGGGGGGACGGGTGCTCTGAGGATCGGGGCAGAGTTCCTGCGGCGTTGGTACAACGGCGTCAACAACACGGCCACGCCCGTCTACGTCTCAGCACCCACCTGGG aGAACCACAACAGTGTGTTTACTGACGCTGGCTTCAAAGACATCCGGCCATACCACTACTGGGACGCTGCTAACAGGGGCCTGGACCTTGCCGGGCTCCTGGATGACCTGGAG AAAGCTCCGGAACGCtccatcttcctcctccacgCCTGCGCACACAACCCCACCGGCACCGACCCGACCCAGGATGAGTGGAAGAAGATCGCCGAGATCATGAAG aGGAGGAACTTGTTTGCGTTCTTTGACTCGGCCTACCAGGGTTTCGCCTCCGGCAATCTGGAGAAAGATGCCTGGGCCATCCGCTACTTTGTCTCGGAGGGCTTTGAGCTCTTTATAGCTCAGTCCTACTCCAAAAACTTCGGCCTTTACA ATGAGAGAGTTGGCAACCTGACCGTGGTCGCCCAGGACAGCGAGAACCTGAGCCGCACCCTGTCCCAGATGGAGAAGATTGTCAGGACGACTTGGTCCAACCCGCCGTCTCAGGGAGCGCGCATCGTCAGCAAGACGCTCAACTGCCCCGAGCTCTTCGCCGAGTG GAAGGGTAATGTGAAGACCATGGCAGACCGTGTCCTATTGATGAGGGATCAGCTCAAGTCCAAGCTGCAGGATCTGGGCACCCCAGGGACCTGGGACCACATCACGCAGCAGATCGGCATGTTCAGCTTCACCGGCCTGAACC CCAAACAGGTGGAGTACATGATCAAAGAGAAGCACGTGTACCTGATGGCCAGCGGCCGCATCAACATGTGCGGCCTGACCACCACCAACATCGACTATGTCGCCCAGTCCATCCACGACGCCGTCACCAAGGTCCAGTAA